The following DNA comes from Pseudomonas sp. Tri1.
GTTCCAGGTTGGGGATTTTGCGGCCGATCTTGTCGGCCTCCACCATCACGATCACTTCACGGGCTACCTCTGCCATTACACGGCTCAGGCCCAGCAGTTCGTTGAAGGTGGTGGTGCCACGGACCAGATCGATACCGTCGGCACCGATAAACAATTGGTCGAAATCGTAGGAACGCAGGACTTGCTCGGCGACCTGGCCTTGGAACGACTCAGAATGAGGGTCCCAGGTGCCGCCGGTCATCAACAGCACAGGTTCATGCTCCAGCTCGTTCAAGGCACTGGCGACATGCAGCGAATTGGTCATCACTACCAGGCCGGGCTGCAGGCCGAGTTCGGGAATCATTGCCGCCGTCGTGCTGCCGCTGTCGATGATGATTCGCGCATGTTCACGGATCCGCTTCACAGCAGCCCGGGCGATGGCTTGTTTGTATTTGGAGACCGTCTGCCCGCTGTCAGCCACCAATTCCTGCGGCATGGGGACCGCGCCACCGTAACGACGCAGCAGCAGGCCATTGGATTCCAGGGCGGCGAGGTCCTTGCGAATCGTAACTTCCGAGGTTTCGAAGCGTTTGGCCAGTTCATCCACACTCACCTCGCCCTGCTCCTGAAGCAAGGCAAGAATGTTGTGGCGGCGTTGTGGCGTATTGCGCTTGGACATGGCGAGATAAGTTTCGATTCGAAAGATAACGTAACTAATCAAAACCTATCGCAGAGAAATCGTCAAGGCGAGAGAAGAAAAATTCAGAAATCATGAGATCAATGTGGGAGTGAACTTGCTCGCAAAAGCGTCGCGTCAGGCTAAAGCAGTGCCGCCTGACAGGACCCCTTCGCGAGCAAGCTCGCTCCCAGAAAAGACCTGTGGATAACTTAGCTTTTCTTGATTTTGACCGGGCGCTTCCAGCCATCGATATTGCGCTGACGCGCGCGTGCCACAGCCAATTGGGACTTATCCACATCCTGATTGATGGTCGAACCCGCAGCCGTGTTTGACCCATCACCGATAGTCACGGGGGCTACCAACGAGTTGTTGGAGCCGATGAACACGTCTTCCCCAATGGTCGTGCGGTACTTATTGGCACCATCGTAATTGCAGGTGATGGTCCCGGCGCCGATATTGGTACGAGCGCCGATTTCCGCGTCCCCCAGATAGGTCAAGTGACCGGCCTTGGCCCCTTCGCCCATGTGAGCGTTCTTCAGCTCGACAAAGTTACCCACATGGGCGCGGGCGTCCAGCACGGTGCCGGGACGCAGGCGGGCAAACGGGCCGGCGTCGCTACCCTCCCCCATGACCGCACCGTCGAGGTGACTGTTGGCCTTGATCACCACGCCTTTGCGCAGGGTGCTGTCCTTGATCACGCAGTTCGGGCCGATGACCACGTCGTCTTCGATGACGAC
Coding sequences within:
- a CDS encoding DeoR family transcriptional regulator, giving the protein MSKRNTPQRRHNILALLQEQGEVSVDELAKRFETSEVTIRKDLAALESNGLLLRRYGGAVPMPQELVADSGQTVSKYKQAIARAAVKRIREHARIIIDSGSTTAAMIPELGLQPGLVVMTNSLHVASALNELEHEPVLLMTGGTWDPHSESFQGQVAEQVLRSYDFDQLFIGADGIDLVRGTTTFNELLGLSRVMAEVAREVIVMVEADKIGRKIPNLELPWSSVHTLITDDRLPVAARDQIQARGINVICAPVSQEK